The nucleotide sequence CTTTCGAAGTAATCCAGTGGAGCGACGTGTCCTTGAACCAATATTGCATAAAATCATGTTCTGCTGCTTCCACAATCTGTTCCCGAACGCTCGTTCCTTCGTTCGGGGCTGCAATATATACGAAATTCCCAGTGCCAATTGCTTAGATGATCCATATGATTATGATCTGCAAATCATATGGATCTAAAGCCTATGCAAATAATAATAGGCTGAAGGCCATCACTACCATACCCGCGATAAGCCCACCGATTGCTATATGATGTTCGCCATACGCTTCTGCTGTCGGCAATAATTCATCGAGAGAAATATACACCATGATCCCCGCAACTCCCGCAAAAATTATTCCAAAAGTAGAATCACTGAAAATGTTTTTTAGGATAAAATAACCAAGCAATGCTCCCACCGGTTCTGCAAGCCCAGAAGCAAAAGAGAACCAGAACGCTTTTTTCCTGCTCTTTGTTGCATAGTATATAGGCACAGACACAGCCACACCTTCGGGAATATTATGGATTGCGATGGCAACCGCTATACTGACACCCAAATGAGGATCTGAAAGTGCTCCCATGAACGTAGCAAGTCCTTCTGGGAAATTATGAATGGCAATTGCCAATGCTGAAAAAATCCCCATCCTAAGCAACCTCTTTTCTGAAGTTGCATCGGGTGTTTCATTGATAT is from uncultured Sphaerochaeta sp. and encodes:
- the zupT gene encoding zinc transporter ZupT — translated: MNTVVFALGLTVFAGLATGVGSALAFVSKKFNPKFLSGALGFSAGVMIYVSFIEIFAKARDSLLLPFGETKGYWITSIAFFGGIAVIAVIDKLIPSYENPHEIGNINETPDATSEKRLLRMGIFSALAIAIHNFPEGLATFMGALSDPHLGVSIAVAIAIHNIPEGVAVSVPIYYATKSRKKAFWFSFASGLAEPVGALLGYFILKNIFSDSTFGIIFAGVAGIMVYISLDELLPTAEAYGEHHIAIGGLIAGMVVMAFSLLLFA